A single genomic interval of Mucilaginibacter robiniae harbors:
- a CDS encoding pectinesterase family protein, protein MKRLFAIGINCLLALACCTGMAQSRPVIVDAAGKGDFKAIQEAINSLPDSSATNRTILVKKGTYPEKISITKSHIILKGEDEAHTVITFDMARDVWRCQNHADDWGVATLNLRGSDITLENLTIINGYGFHHVQDSTINCQSNTESTTTKVVRPDGHQMALRSFQTTRLRVIHCALRARGGDTVSPWNGASGLYYFKDCLMEGGVDFYCPRGWAYAENCQFVCHSLEAAIWHDGSKNKSQKTVLVNCTFTGDSRFKLGRYHLDSQFYLINCKFARNMANAPIYQAASSKGTQWGSRIYFENCHRDGGDYTWFKNNLATAPGAPVAANINALWAMDNQWNPERSGE, encoded by the coding sequence ATGAAAAGGTTGTTTGCTATAGGGATAAATTGCTTGCTGGCATTAGCCTGCTGCACCGGTATGGCGCAAAGCCGCCCTGTGATAGTGGATGCTGCTGGTAAAGGTGATTTCAAAGCCATTCAGGAAGCTATCAATAGTTTGCCCGATTCTTCAGCAACCAACCGTACTATTTTAGTTAAAAAAGGCACGTATCCTGAAAAGATAAGTATCACCAAAAGTCATATCATCCTCAAAGGTGAAGACGAAGCACATACCGTAATTACATTTGATATGGCTCGCGATGTATGGCGTTGTCAAAATCATGCTGATGATTGGGGCGTGGCTACGTTGAACTTGCGAGGTAGCGATATTACACTCGAAAACCTGACCATTATCAATGGTTATGGCTTTCATCATGTGCAGGATAGCACCATAAATTGCCAAAGCAATACTGAGAGTACAACTACGAAGGTAGTGCGACCTGATGGGCATCAAATGGCATTACGTTCATTTCAAACTACACGTTTGCGGGTAATTCATTGTGCCTTACGTGCTCGAGGTGGAGATACCGTTAGCCCATGGAATGGTGCAAGCGGCTTATACTATTTTAAAGATTGCCTGATGGAAGGCGGCGTAGATTTTTACTGTCCGCGTGGTTGGGCTTATGCTGAAAATTGTCAGTTTGTTTGCCATAGCTTAGAGGCTGCAATCTGGCATGATGGATCGAAAAATAAAAGCCAAAAAACAGTGCTGGTAAATTGCACATTTACAGGGGATAGCCGCTTTAAGCTGGGGCGCTATCATCTGGATTCACAATTTTACCTAATCAATTGCAAGTTTGCTCGCAATATGGCAAATGCACCAATCTACCAGGCAGCCAGTTCAAAAGGCACACAGTGGGGCAGTCGCATATATTTTGAAAATTGCCACCGTGATGGCGGTGATTATACATGGTTTAAAAACAACCTGGCTACAGCACCGGGTGCTCCGGTAGCAGCAAATATTAATGCCTTGTGGGCGATGGATAACCAATGGAATCCAGAAAGGAGCGGTGAGTAA
- a CDS encoding glycoside hydrolase family 88 protein: MKKYFLIALLSFLNLGLCHAQTQTWSQRMAATAMHLWPDTASNGHWAYEQGVVWQGMKNVWLQTGDASYFRYIQHCADHYVTADGNIRTYKAEDYNLDNVLSGRSLMTLYNVLGTEKYYKAATLLREQLKTQPRIPEGGFWHKKKYVNQMWLDGLYMGEPFYAEYAKAFHDDADFDDIAQQFILMEANARDAKTGLLYHAWDESKNEKWANPKTGLSQNFWGRADGWYAMALVDVLDDFPVNHPKRPQLLAILNRLAVAIEKYQDKKSGVWYQVLDKGAEKGNYLEASASCMFVYALAKGAREGYLPQRFMQAAQTGYRGIIKEFITTDANGQVNLNKVCSVAGLGGNPYRDGTYEYYIHEKIATNDPKGVGAFIMASVEVERLANLSAGKGKVVLLDSYFNDEHRKDITGKTIPTHYKWEEEVNNGFSVFGHIFNNYGFKTETLYQAPDAGNLKKASVYVIVDPDIPKENPNTKYIEPAHVKAISEWVKAGGTLLVLNNDTGNAEFKHLNTLMTKFGIRFNEDSQNHVTGSQFEMGAVQIPAGNAVFKTAKKVYIKEISTFTLTPPAKPELMHKGFVVVASAKYGKGTVLAVGDPWFYNEYVDGRKLPPEYQNFNAANDVAAWLAKQIPVK, encoded by the coding sequence ATGAAAAAATATTTTCTGATAGCATTATTATCTTTTTTGAACTTAGGCTTGTGCCACGCGCAAACACAAACCTGGTCGCAGCGAATGGCAGCTACTGCTATGCATTTGTGGCCAGATACCGCCAGCAATGGTCATTGGGCTTACGAACAAGGCGTGGTATGGCAAGGCATGAAAAATGTGTGGCTGCAAACCGGTGATGCCAGTTATTTCAGATACATACAACATTGTGCAGACCATTATGTAACTGCTGATGGTAACATCAGAACTTACAAAGCTGAAGATTACAATTTAGATAATGTACTGAGCGGCCGCAGCCTCATGACGTTATATAACGTGTTAGGAACTGAAAAGTACTATAAAGCGGCTACGCTGCTGCGCGAACAACTGAAAACGCAGCCGCGCATACCAGAAGGCGGATTTTGGCATAAAAAAAAATATGTTAACCAAATGTGGTTGGATGGCTTGTACATGGGCGAACCATTTTATGCCGAGTACGCTAAAGCTTTCCATGACGATGCTGATTTTGACGATATCGCTCAGCAGTTTATTTTGATGGAAGCTAATGCCCGTGATGCTAAAACCGGATTGCTGTACCATGCTTGGGATGAAAGCAAAAATGAGAAATGGGCAAACCCAAAAACCGGACTTTCACAAAACTTTTGGGGCCGTGCTGATGGCTGGTACGCCATGGCACTGGTAGATGTATTGGACGACTTTCCGGTAAATCACCCTAAGCGGCCTCAATTGCTGGCTATTCTGAACCGGTTAGCTGTAGCTATTGAAAAGTATCAGGATAAGAAGTCAGGCGTGTGGTACCAGGTGCTGGATAAAGGAGCTGAAAAAGGCAACTATCTGGAAGCTTCAGCCTCTTGCATGTTTGTGTATGCATTAGCCAAAGGAGCCCGCGAAGGCTATCTGCCACAACGCTTTATGCAGGCAGCGCAAACAGGTTACCGGGGCATCATCAAAGAATTTATTACTACAGATGCTAACGGCCAGGTAAACCTGAATAAAGTTTGCAGCGTAGCTGGGTTAGGCGGTAATCCTTATCGTGATGGTACTTATGAGTACTACATCCATGAGAAAATTGCCACTAACGATCCTAAAGGGGTAGGGGCTTTTATCATGGCCAGTGTTGAGGTAGAACGTTTAGCAAATTTATCAGCCGGCAAGGGGAAAGTAGTATTATTGGATAGCTATTTCAATGATGAACATCGTAAGGATATTACCGGTAAAACCATTCCGACTCATTATAAATGGGAAGAAGAGGTCAATAATGGTTTTTCCGTATTCGGACACATCTTTAACAACTACGGTTTCAAAACTGAAACATTATACCAGGCGCCAGATGCTGGTAATTTGAAAAAAGCTTCGGTTTATGTAATTGTAGATCCTGATATTCCAAAAGAAAACCCTAATACTAAATATATTGAGCCTGCACATGTAAAAGCCATTAGCGAATGGGTAAAAGCCGGAGGCACGCTGTTGGTGTTAAACAATGATACTGGAAATGCCGAGTTTAAACACCTGAATACTTTAATGACCAAGTTTGGTATTCGCTTTAATGAGGACAGCCAGAACCATGTTACAGGCTCACAATTTGAAATGGGAGCAGTGCAAATTCCGGCCGGTAATGCTGTATTTAAAACAGCTAAAAAGGTTTACATTAAAGAAATCAGCACATTTACGCTAACACCGCCTGCCAAACCTGAGCTGATGCATAAAGGCTTTGTGGTAGTAGCCTCAGCTAAGTATGGCAAAGGCACGGTACTAGCTGTGGGCGACCCATGGTTTTATAATGAGTATGTGGATGGCCGTAAACTGCCACCTGAATACCAGAATTTTAATGCAGCTAATGATGTAGCTGCTTGGTTAGCCAAGCAAATTCCGGTAAAATAA
- a CDS encoding pectinesterase family protein: MKKLFVLFGWILVVGRAVAQPVTTPVQLTVAQDGSGKYKTIQEAVNAVRDLSQQQAIIHIKKGVYHEKLVIPSWKTHITLIGEDKENTIITNNDYSGKPVPSGHDAMGKEKMNTFTSYTVLVQGNDFCAENLTIENNAGRVGQAVALHVEGDKCIIKNCRLLGNQDTLYMATSNSRQYYEGCYIEGTTDFIFGEATAVFQSCTIKSLLNRSYITAAATSQQQQYGYVLLDCKLIADTSVQKQFLGRPWRPYAKTVYIRTQMGAHIIAEGWNPWKGDAMFPEKEKTAYYAEYGSTGPGADVKGRVSWSHQLTAHEAKLYNVQNILAGQDHWNPQKN, encoded by the coding sequence ATGAAGAAGTTATTTGTACTTTTTGGCTGGATTTTAGTAGTGGGTAGGGCAGTTGCTCAGCCTGTAACCACCCCTGTACAGCTTACTGTGGCGCAAGATGGCAGCGGTAAATATAAAACCATACAGGAAGCTGTTAATGCTGTGCGCGATTTATCGCAACAGCAGGCAATCATTCACATCAAAAAAGGGGTTTATCATGAAAAGCTGGTCATACCAAGCTGGAAAACACATATTACATTAATAGGTGAAGATAAAGAGAACACCATCATCACCAATAATGATTACTCTGGCAAGCCAGTGCCCAGTGGCCATGATGCTATGGGTAAGGAAAAGATGAACACTTTTACTTCTTACACCGTGCTGGTACAAGGCAATGATTTTTGTGCTGAAAACCTGACTATCGAAAATAATGCGGGTAGAGTTGGGCAAGCGGTTGCTTTGCACGTGGAAGGCGACAAATGTATTATCAAAAATTGCCGTTTACTGGGTAATCAGGATACCCTTTATATGGCTACAAGCAACAGTCGGCAGTATTACGAAGGCTGTTACATTGAAGGCACTACCGATTTTATTTTTGGCGAAGCCACCGCTGTTTTTCAAAGCTGTACTATTAAAAGTTTACTGAATCGCTCTTATATTACAGCCGCTGCAACATCTCAGCAGCAGCAATATGGCTATGTACTGCTAGATTGTAAATTGATAGCAGATACTTCGGTACAAAAGCAGTTTTTGGGCAGACCGTGGCGGCCATATGCCAAAACAGTTTATATCCGTACGCAAATGGGTGCGCATATTATAGCCGAAGGATGGAACCCATGGAAAGGTGATGCTATGTTTCCCGAAAAGGAAAAAACTGCTTACTATGCTGAATATGGCAGTACAGGGCCAGGAGCTGATGTAAAAGGACGCGTAAGCTGGTCGCACCAACTTACCGCACACGAAGCCAAGCTTTATAATGTTCAAAATATATTAGCAGGACAAGATCACTGGAATCCGCAAAAGAATTAA
- a CDS encoding glycoside hydrolase family 28 protein encodes MIDFKKVAVAATLFAGMFNYASAQNTAYSWSNLPKVSTPTFKKDTINITHYGAKPDGLTLNTQSINKAIMACSAKGGGVVLVPAGLWLTGPIELKSNVNLHIDRAALVQFTDDKSQYHLVEGNWEGHASYRNQSPISGTNLQNIAITGDGIIDGHGEVWRAIGKDRLTADEWKALVASGGMVSENGKSWYPSASYQKGLTTPEAGYIKPGSSVKDVEPMKDFFRPNMLVLTNCKKVLLQGTTFQNSPAWCLHTLLCEDLTLRNVRVRNPWNAQNGDAIDVESCKNILIEGSTFDAGDDGICVKSGRDEEGRRRGKPTENMIVRNNVVYRAHGGFVIGSEMSGGARNIFVSDCTFIGTDIGLRFKTTRGRGGVVEKIYIKNIAMRDILHDAILFDMYYSGKSPSEEETVDNSKIPAVTEATPQFRDFYVSHVVCNGADNGLLIRGLPEMSIKGIHLDNIVLKTNKGINIIEGKDVTLRNVYVESKNTEPLVNISNSSEVTFDGLKYGTNTNLLFSISGSKSGQIKVLNTDASKAKTKVEFKRGADDKALVAAK; translated from the coding sequence ATGATAGACTTTAAAAAAGTTGCAGTTGCAGCCACCTTGTTTGCTGGCATGTTTAATTATGCTTCTGCACAAAATACAGCTTACTCCTGGAGCAATTTACCGAAAGTGAGTACGCCAACATTCAAGAAAGATACCATAAATATTACGCATTATGGCGCTAAACCTGATGGGCTTACGCTAAATACACAAAGCATAAACAAAGCTATTATGGCTTGTAGTGCCAAAGGCGGTGGTGTAGTGTTAGTGCCTGCAGGTTTATGGCTTACCGGACCTATTGAGTTAAAAAGCAATGTAAACTTGCATATTGACCGTGCTGCGCTGGTACAGTTTACTGATGATAAAAGCCAGTACCACTTAGTGGAGGGTAATTGGGAAGGCCATGCATCATACCGTAACCAATCACCTATATCGGGCACTAACCTGCAAAATATAGCTATCACTGGTGATGGTATTATTGACGGGCATGGTGAAGTTTGGCGGGCCATAGGCAAAGATCGGTTAACGGCAGATGAGTGGAAAGCTTTGGTAGCTTCAGGTGGTATGGTAAGTGAAAATGGTAAAAGCTGGTATCCTTCGGCTAGTTACCAAAAAGGTTTAACTACTCCAGAGGCTGGCTATATCAAACCAGGTTCATCCGTAAAAGATGTTGAACCGATGAAAGACTTTTTCAGGCCCAACATGCTGGTATTAACTAATTGCAAAAAGGTGTTATTGCAAGGCACTACCTTCCAGAATTCTCCAGCTTGGTGTTTACATACTTTATTGTGTGAAGATTTAACCTTACGCAATGTAAGAGTACGTAATCCGTGGAACGCTCAAAATGGAGACGCTATTGACGTAGAATCTTGTAAGAATATACTTATTGAAGGCAGCACGTTTGATGCTGGCGATGATGGCATTTGTGTGAAATCGGGTCGTGATGAAGAAGGCCGCCGCCGTGGTAAACCTACCGAAAATATGATTGTGCGTAATAACGTAGTATACCGCGCACATGGCGGTTTTGTAATTGGCAGTGAAATGTCGGGCGGAGCACGCAATATCTTTGTATCTGATTGTACTTTTATTGGTACCGATATTGGTCTGCGTTTTAAAACTACTCGCGGTCGCGGCGGTGTGGTTGAAAAAATCTACATCAAAAACATCGCTATGCGTGATATACTGCATGATGCCATTTTGTTTGATATGTACTACTCAGGTAAGTCGCCATCGGAAGAAGAAACAGTCGATAACTCTAAAATACCGGCAGTTACAGAAGCAACTCCACAATTCCGTGATTTTTATGTAAGTCATGTAGTATGCAATGGTGCTGATAATGGCTTACTGATTCGCGGCTTGCCGGAAATGAGCATTAAAGGTATTCATCTGGATAATATTGTGCTGAAAACCAATAAAGGCATTAATATTATTGAAGGTAAGGATGTAACCCTTCGCAATGTTTATGTGGAAAGTAAAAACACAGAACCATTGGTAAACATCAGCAACAGTAGTGAGGTAACTTTTGATGGTTTAAAATATGGTACTAACACCAACTTATTATTTAGCATTAGTGGTAGCAAATCTGGCCAGATAAAGGTGCTGAACACGGATGCCTCTAAAGCCAAAACCAAAGTAGAGTTTAAACGCGGTGCTGATGATAAGGCCCTGGTAGCAGCTAAATAA
- a CDS encoding pectinesterase family protein, which produces MKFLGIVLTLELLVIQAIALPKRIVVAQDGSGNYTTVQAAFDAVPAHNTKPVEIYVKKGIYQERLFLPEGKSYITLTGEDKDRTILTYNNHTGTISPQGDTINTYTSASFFENADNFKASNLTFQNNAGFSAGQAVAVYAYGDKLVFDNCNFKGFQDVLFCSNPDSHQYYKNCYIEGTTDFIFGPATVLFQNCTLHSKKNSHITAASTPQNHAYGFVFMHCTLTADTGLNSVSLGRPWRPYASVTYIHCNIGPHILPAGWNNWKNAANEKTARFAEYQCTGPGAALQNRVPWVHQLTSDEAKAFTINNILSGPDHWNPLKQ; this is translated from the coding sequence ATGAAGTTTTTAGGTATTGTATTGACGCTTGAATTATTGGTTATACAGGCTATAGCCTTGCCCAAGCGCATAGTTGTAGCACAGGATGGAAGTGGTAATTACACAACAGTTCAGGCTGCGTTTGATGCTGTGCCGGCACATAACACAAAGCCGGTAGAAATTTATGTGAAAAAAGGTATTTATCAGGAGCGGCTGTTTTTGCCGGAAGGTAAAAGTTATATAACACTTACCGGTGAAGATAAAGATCGTACGATACTGACTTATAACAATCATACAGGCACTATCAGCCCTCAAGGTGATACTATAAACACCTACACTTCTGCTTCCTTTTTTGAGAATGCAGATAACTTCAAAGCTTCCAATCTGACCTTTCAAAATAATGCAGGATTCAGCGCCGGGCAAGCCGTAGCCGTTTATGCTTATGGTGATAAGCTGGTATTTGATAATTGTAATTTCAAAGGCTTTCAGGATGTGCTGTTTTGCAGTAATCCGGATAGCCACCAATATTATAAAAACTGCTATATTGAAGGTACTACCGACTTTATTTTCGGACCAGCAACCGTGCTATTTCAAAATTGTACCTTACATAGTAAAAAAAACTCGCATATTACGGCCGCATCTACTCCGCAAAACCATGCTTATGGTTTTGTTTTTATGCATTGTACTTTAACAGCTGATACTGGCTTGAACAGTGTATCACTTGGCAGACCTTGGAGGCCGTATGCCAGTGTTACTTATATTCATTGCAATATTGGACCGCATATTTTACCGGCAGGCTGGAACAATTGGAAAAACGCAGCCAACGAAAAAACAGCTCGTTTTGCTGAATACCAATGTACTGGCCCTGGTGCAGCTTTGCAAAACCGTGTGCCATGGGTGCATCAGCTTACGAGTGATGAAGCTAAAGCTTTTACGATTAATAATATTTTAAGCGGACCAGACCACTGGAACCCTTTAAAACAATAA
- a CDS encoding rhamnogalacturonan acetylesterase: MKWFLKKYSLSCLAFTLLVLTAFTFPPKHITVYLIGDSTMSVKEKKAYPETGWGMPFVAFMDSTVTIDNRARNGRSTKTFITEGLWQPVADHVQAGDYVLIQFGHNDEVKTKASYATESEFTANLNRFVNEVRSKKAIPILLTPVARRKFDAGGKIEDTHTVYAQLVRDVAAKNNITLIDLDKLSMDMLHQYGPETSKLLFNHLTPGEHPNYPDGKQDDTHFSELGARKVAELVLAEIRKVQPDLAEHIVKPKSVIIK; the protein is encoded by the coding sequence ATGAAGTGGTTTTTGAAAAAATATAGTTTATCGTGTTTAGCTTTTACGTTGTTGGTGCTAACGGCTTTTACGTTTCCTCCGAAACATATTACCGTTTACCTGATTGGCGATTCTACGATGTCGGTTAAAGAAAAAAAAGCTTATCCTGAAACCGGGTGGGGGATGCCCTTCGTGGCTTTCATGGATTCTACCGTAACAATAGATAACCGGGCCAGAAATGGTCGCAGCACCAAGACGTTTATTACCGAAGGTTTGTGGCAGCCTGTAGCTGACCATGTACAAGCTGGCGATTATGTGCTGATTCAGTTCGGGCATAATGATGAGGTGAAAACCAAAGCCAGTTATGCTACCGAAAGTGAGTTTACCGCTAACTTAAACCGCTTTGTTAATGAGGTGCGTAGTAAAAAAGCTATCCCCATTTTATTGACCCCAGTAGCCCGGCGTAAGTTTGATGCTGGTGGTAAAATTGAAGATACGCATACTGTTTACGCACAGCTGGTACGTGATGTAGCTGCAAAAAACAATATTACCCTGATTGATTTGGATAAGCTTAGCATGGATATGTTGCATCAGTATGGACCAGAAACTTCTAAACTTTTATTTAATCATCTAACTCCTGGCGAGCATCCCAATTACCCTGATGGTAAGCAAGATGATACACACTTCAGTGAGCTAGGCGCGCGTAAAGTGGCCGAACTAGTATTGGCCGAAATCAGGAAAGTACAACCCGATTTGGCTGAGCATATTGTGAAACCTAAATCAGTAATTATTAAATGA
- a CDS encoding RagB/SusD family nutrient uptake outer membrane protein, with protein sequence MKKRYIYRVLVMAVVLTAGSVTSCKKYLDEKPVASIGTEDAFSNVANATETVLGVYSRLAGDAGYGTRLSLYFTVDQDEMLGPANSSAPDNDRRDIARYGATPNNAQIESPWENLYSGIERANNCIKYIPQMGAYTSGSTSDQAALKRLYGEALTLRAQFYFELIRNWGDVPASFIPSADQSTLYLTRANRNTIYEQILGDLLTAETLVPWRTEVSTRDERITKGAVKGLRARIALFRGGYSLRNTSSQMERDADYLKYYQIAHDECADLMQHREQHTLNTSFQNLFKNYVDAHTLDPTYEIMFEVAMGGGASAADSKLGYYDGPRVNNLGSSALLVVPTYFYAFDQNDARRDVTVATYFTNADGTKVLQKLTSACSGKFRRDWITNPSISTTSAAQYFGINWPILRFSDVLLMFAETDNELNNGPTSAAINAFNEVRTRGFSGNSSLIGTTPTTHDAFFNAIVNERSFEFGGEGIRKYDLIRWNLLNSVITKTRANLTLMLNRQAPYANLPQSMYYLNSSQTLVYGNSLYTATPAATPTNNTKVNWVSSLSTSYITNVAQLFTPNHGELLPIPLPTMQSNPSLVQNPGY encoded by the coding sequence ATGAAAAAAAGATATATATACCGTGTGCTTGTAATGGCAGTAGTACTTACTGCCGGCTCGGTTACTTCTTGTAAAAAATATTTAGATGAAAAGCCAGTAGCTTCTATTGGTACTGAAGATGCTTTTAGCAATGTAGCGAATGCTACAGAAACAGTATTGGGCGTTTATTCCAGACTGGCTGGTGATGCCGGCTATGGTACCCGTTTAAGTTTGTACTTCACAGTTGATCAGGATGAGATGTTAGGCCCGGCCAACAGCAGCGCGCCGGATAATGACCGCCGGGATATTGCGCGTTACGGGGCAACACCTAACAACGCGCAAATTGAATCGCCGTGGGAAAACTTGTACTCAGGTATTGAGCGAGCTAACAATTGTATTAAATACATTCCGCAGATGGGGGCTTATACCAGCGGCAGTACAAGCGATCAAGCTGCTTTGAAACGTTTGTATGGTGAGGCGCTTACCTTGCGTGCACAGTTTTATTTTGAACTGATTCGCAACTGGGGCGATGTACCAGCTTCTTTCATTCCTTCGGCAGATCAGTCCACTTTGTATTTAACCCGTGCTAACCGTAATACTATTTACGAGCAAATACTAGGTGATTTACTAACCGCCGAAACATTAGTGCCTTGGCGCACCGAGGTAAGTACACGTGATGAGCGTATTACTAAAGGAGCGGTTAAGGGGTTGCGGGCTCGTATAGCCTTATTTCGGGGTGGTTATTCATTACGTAATACATCCAGCCAGATGGAGCGGGATGCCGATTATTTAAAATATTACCAGATTGCCCACGATGAGTGTGCTGATTTAATGCAGCATCGTGAGCAGCATACGTTGAACACTAGCTTTCAAAACCTGTTTAAAAATTACGTAGATGCGCATACGCTTGATCCTACTTATGAAATTATGTTTGAAGTAGCTATGGGTGGCGGTGCCTCGGCTGCCGATAGTAAACTGGGCTATTATGATGGGCCTAGGGTAAATAACTTAGGTAGCTCGGCCTTGCTGGTGGTGCCTACTTACTTTTATGCTTTCGATCAGAACGATGCCCGCCGTGATGTGACTGTTGCTACTTATTTTACCAATGCCGATGGTACAAAAGTGCTGCAAAAACTTACCAGCGCTTGCAGCGGCAAATTCAGACGTGATTGGATTACTAATCCATCTATCTCGACAACTTCAGCGGCTCAGTACTTTGGCATCAACTGGCCTATCCTTCGTTTCTCTGACGTTCTGCTGATGTTTGCCGAAACCGATAACGAACTGAACAATGGGCCAACTTCTGCTGCTATTAATGCCTTTAATGAAGTTCGTACCCGTGGGTTTAGTGGTAACTCATCTTTGATTGGTACTACGCCTACTACGCACGATGCCTTCTTTAACGCTATTGTTAATGAACGTTCATTTGAGTTTGGCGGTGAAGGTATCCGTAAATATGATTTGATTCGATGGAATTTGCTAAACAGCGTAATCACTAAAACCCGGGCAAATTTAACCTTGATGTTGAACAGACAGGCGCCTTATGCTAACCTGCCACAATCCATGTATTATTTGAATAGTTCACAAACGTTGGTTTATGGTAATTCGCTGTACACAGCCACGCCAGCGGCTACGCCAACCAACAATACTAAAGTAAATTGGGTAAGTTCATTAAGTACAAGTTACATCACCAACGTGGCGCAATTGTTTACACCTAATCATGGTGAACTATTGCCAATACCATTACCGACTATGCAATCTAACCCATCGCTGGTACAGAACCCTGGTTATTAA